From a region of the Fusobacterium sp. DD2 genome:
- a CDS encoding YoaK family protein, translating into MKVTQTLLLYWVYTLCFLGGFINTVSVVKYSYTISHFTGNVSKTAINIASGNFIEVFKILFIIVCFVVGAAISGYIIEGREFNLKRRYGYCILVLGLGLLFLHFVAGDSWMFFYYLPFMMGVQNGLFICYKGVVVRTSHVSGSVTDAGVYLGHWLRGKKEEKWKGLFCFFMVLSFLVGGFFGVETFIWMKDNVFVVASLGYFFVAGMYLYLRHRYRNLLCSSDECYPFN; encoded by the coding sequence ATGAAAGTTACACAAACTTTGTTACTGTATTGGGTTTATACGCTATGTTTTTTAGGTGGCTTTATAAACACAGTCAGTGTAGTTAAGTACTCTTATACAATTTCACACTTTACTGGAAATGTATCAAAGACAGCAATTAATATTGCAAGTGGTAATTTTATTGAGGTTTTTAAAATACTTTTTATTATAGTGTGCTTTGTTGTAGGAGCTGCCATCTCTGGGTATATAATAGAAGGCAGAGAATTCAATTTAAAAAGGAGATATGGGTATTGTATATTAGTATTGGGATTGGGACTTTTATTTTTACATTTTGTAGCAGGAGATAGCTGGATGTTTTTCTATTATCTTCCTTTTATGATGGGAGTTCAAAATGGGCTCTTTATCTGTTATAAAGGAGTAGTAGTGAGAACCAGTCATGTCAGTGGAAGTGTTACAGATGCTGGAGTATATTTAGGTCATTGGCTACGTGGGAAAAAAGAGGAAAAGTGGAAAGGATTATTCTGTTTTTTTATGGTGTTATCCTTTTTAGTTGGAGGCTTTTTTGGAGTAGAAACTTTTATTTGGATGAAGGATAATGTTTTTGTTGTAGCAAGTCTAGGCTACTTTTTTGTGGCAGGTATGTATTTATACTTACGACATAGATATAGAAATCTTCTATGTTCAAGTGATGAATGCTACCCATTTAATTAA